A region from the Marinobacter sp. SS13-12 genome encodes:
- a CDS encoding DUF4442 domain-containing protein — translation MALIDNLIGATGQWVSASDPKARITQPLAWLRKTSGYAAVNRIIGLSIPFAPRNGFSVEEVRPGFVKAKIRLKGNKNHFGSLYAGAYFLVAEIPGGVLTLFDLGPAYTPILKEMTLQFLQPANSDVFVEFSLDKATVEAIKAEADQTGRAAFALEGTLYDQQGNHVATSVAQYRVRKKGFKAS, via the coding sequence ATGGCGTTAATCGATAATCTGATCGGAGCGACGGGACAATGGGTATCTGCGTCCGACCCGAAAGCCCGCATTACACAGCCGCTGGCCTGGCTGCGAAAAACCAGTGGCTATGCAGCTGTAAACCGGATTATCGGGCTTTCGATCCCGTTCGCGCCCCGCAATGGTTTCAGCGTAGAAGAAGTGCGGCCCGGTTTCGTAAAAGCGAAAATACGTCTGAAAGGTAACAAGAACCACTTTGGCAGCCTTTATGCCGGCGCTTATTTTCTGGTGGCTGAAATACCCGGTGGCGTGCTCACCCTGTTCGATCTGGGCCCGGCTTATACCCCGATCCTCAAAGAGATGACCCTGCAATTCCTGCAGCCGGCCAATTCGGATGTGTTTGTGGAGTTTTCGCTGGATAAAGCGACGGTTGAAGCCATCAAGGCCGAAGCAGATCAGACCGGCCGGGCTGCGTTTGCACTGGAGGGCACTCTGTACGACCAACAGGGCAATCACGTGGCAACGTCTGTTGCCCAGTACCGGGTTCGCAAGAAGGGATTCAAGGCTTCGTAA
- the recQ gene encoding DNA helicase RecQ, translating into MDFAELSTVRPRVSDQDPEEVLHRIFGYETFRPLQGDIIREVVNGGDALVLMPTGGGKSLCYQVPALVRAGTAIVISPLIALMQDQVAALRELGVRAAFLNSTMDFEQARDTENALMTGELDLLYCAPERLIQPRTLDLLHHASISLFAIDEAHCVSQWGHDFRSDYLELSRLAHEFPGIPRIALTATADERTRKEIAERLSLTEARHFISGFDRPNIQYRIAPKTNANKQLLDFIKAEHDGDCGIVYCLSRNKVDATAKMLSDKGYTALPYHAGLNAGDRSRHQERFLREDGVIIVATIAFGMGIDKPDVRFVAHLDLPKSLEAYYQETGRAGRDGKPSTAWMVYGLQDVIKLRQMLEGSMGNDHFKRVERQKLDAMLGLCEVTSCRRQVLLRYFGDTLEQPCGNCDTCLNPPETWDGKLAVQKALSCVFRTGQRFGVTYLIDVLRGAENERILQFGHQAVSTYGIGTELSANDWKSVFRQLVANGYLRADPEGYGALQLTEECRPLLKGEVPIQLRKDPVVKSSGGRNSSGTSGRRKIADQITDKAGWEALRACRKALAEEKGVPPYVIFHDATLFEILEKRPNSLAEMAEINGVGAAKLEKYGDTFLAALRELDGL; encoded by the coding sequence ATGGATTTTGCAGAACTAAGCACAGTGCGCCCCCGTGTTTCAGATCAGGACCCGGAAGAAGTCCTGCATCGCATATTCGGCTACGAGACCTTCAGACCACTGCAGGGTGACATTATCCGTGAGGTGGTCAACGGCGGTGATGCGCTGGTGTTGATGCCCACCGGTGGCGGTAAATCACTGTGTTACCAGGTGCCGGCCCTTGTTCGTGCCGGGACGGCGATTGTGATATCTCCGCTGATTGCATTGATGCAGGATCAGGTGGCCGCCTTGAGAGAACTGGGCGTGCGGGCAGCTTTCCTGAACTCCACGATGGATTTCGAGCAGGCCCGTGATACCGAAAACGCCCTGATGACCGGGGAGCTGGACCTGCTGTACTGCGCACCGGAGCGCTTAATCCAGCCGCGCACCCTGGATTTGCTGCATCACGCCTCCATTTCCCTGTTTGCAATTGATGAGGCGCACTGCGTATCCCAGTGGGGCCACGATTTCCGTTCCGACTATCTTGAATTAAGCCGCCTGGCCCATGAATTCCCCGGTATACCCCGCATCGCACTGACGGCCACGGCAGATGAGCGAACCCGCAAGGAAATTGCTGAAAGGTTGTCACTGACCGAAGCCCGCCACTTTATCAGCGGGTTCGACCGCCCCAATATTCAGTATCGCATTGCACCTAAAACCAACGCTAACAAGCAATTACTCGACTTTATTAAAGCAGAACATGATGGTGACTGCGGCATCGTCTATTGCCTCTCCCGCAACAAGGTAGACGCAACGGCGAAGATGCTCAGCGACAAAGGCTACACCGCACTGCCCTACCACGCCGGTCTGAATGCCGGAGACCGGTCGCGGCATCAGGAGCGATTCCTGCGTGAAGACGGTGTGATCATCGTAGCCACCATCGCCTTCGGCATGGGGATCGACAAGCCGGATGTGCGGTTTGTTGCCCATCTGGACCTGCCCAAAAGCCTGGAGGCCTACTATCAGGAAACCGGCCGTGCCGGCCGTGACGGAAAGCCCTCGACTGCCTGGATGGTCTACGGCCTGCAGGATGTCATCAAGCTGCGCCAGATGCTTGAAGGTTCCATGGGTAACGACCATTTCAAGCGCGTCGAGCGCCAGAAGCTGGACGCCATGCTGGGCCTGTGCGAGGTGACGAGTTGCCGCCGCCAGGTACTTCTGCGCTATTTTGGCGATACCCTGGAGCAACCCTGTGGTAACTGCGATACCTGCCTGAATCCGCCGGAAACCTGGGATGGCAAGCTTGCCGTCCAGAAAGCCCTTTCCTGCGTGTTCAGAACCGGACAGCGGTTTGGTGTTACCTACCTTATAGACGTTCTGCGGGGCGCAGAGAACGAACGCATTCTCCAGTTCGGGCATCAGGCCGTGTCCACCTACGGCATAGGCACCGAGTTGTCGGCCAACGACTGGAAATCGGTGTTCCGGCAACTGGTGGCCAACGGCTACCTCAGGGCAGATCCGGAAGGTTACGGTGCGCTCCAGCTCACAGAGGAATGCCGGCCATTGCTCAAAGGCGAAGTGCCGATCCAGTTGCGTAAGGACCCGGTGGTCAAATCCTCCGGAGGTCGCAATTCCTCAGGCACATCGGGACGTCGCAAGATTGCCGACCAGATAACCGACAAGGCTGGATGGGAGGCTTTACGGGCCTGTCGTAAGGCTCTGGCGGAAGAAAAAGGCGTGCCGCCCTACGTGATCTTCCACGATGCCACGCTGTTCGAGATTCTGGAAAAACGCCCGAACAGTCTGGCTGAAATGGCCGAGATCAACGGTGTGGGTGCTGCAAAGCTGGAGAAATACGGAGATACCTTCCTGGCCGCCCTGCGGGAGCTGGACGGCCTGTGA
- a CDS encoding 1-acyl-sn-glycerol-3-phosphate acyltransferase encodes MQEFDAIRPYSDDETGNAINKLVRDPGFLDMIGRFKSPTLAKWAPSILRIWVKRWLVSHFAGIARIDDLQARLSGYVGELVDNTTTRVTHSGLENLNKHSAHLFISNHRDIVFDPMVVNYLLFANGFKTTRIAIGDNLLANRVFAELMRLNKSFVVRRNMTSPREMRDAYIMLSSFINHSIDNNESIWIAQREGRAKNGLDFTDPAIIKMFYMSKKKSGLAFGEAMNRLHIVPVSIAYEYDPCDVDKARALETRARTGEYIKREGEDTDQIMKGLTGFKGHVHVHFGAPIADAEDNPKDLAARIDREMHANYHLHTSNLVAYQQRGIHPDSHATRDTVSDAVVTAEAWSAAEIEAAEAEMERRLDACDPAIRPYLLDMYANPVITALEAHNGQMNSSSEHS; translated from the coding sequence ATGCAGGAATTTGATGCCATCCGTCCCTATTCGGACGACGAAACCGGAAATGCGATCAACAAACTGGTCCGGGACCCGGGATTTCTGGATATGATTGGCCGCTTCAAATCGCCTACGCTGGCGAAATGGGCGCCTTCCATACTCCGGATATGGGTAAAACGCTGGCTGGTCAGTCACTTTGCCGGCATTGCCCGCATTGATGATCTCCAGGCCAGGCTGTCAGGCTATGTCGGCGAACTGGTGGACAACACGACTACCCGTGTCACCCACAGCGGACTGGAGAATCTGAACAAACACAGTGCCCATCTGTTTATCTCCAACCACCGGGATATCGTCTTCGACCCCATGGTGGTGAACTACCTGTTGTTTGCCAACGGCTTCAAGACCACCCGGATTGCCATTGGCGACAACCTGTTGGCCAACCGTGTTTTCGCGGAATTGATGAGGCTTAACAAAAGCTTTGTGGTGCGCCGAAATATGACCAGCCCGCGGGAAATGCGCGACGCCTATATCATGCTCTCGTCCTTTATCAATCACAGCATCGACAATAACGAAAGCATCTGGATTGCACAGCGGGAAGGCCGCGCCAAGAATGGTCTTGATTTTACAGATCCCGCCATCATCAAAATGTTCTACATGAGCAAGAAGAAAAGCGGGCTGGCATTTGGTGAGGCCATGAACCGGCTGCATATTGTTCCGGTGTCCATTGCCTATGAGTACGACCCTTGCGATGTGGACAAGGCTCGCGCACTGGAGACGCGCGCCCGGACAGGCGAGTACATCAAGCGGGAAGGAGAGGATACGGATCAGATCATGAAGGGCCTGACCGGCTTCAAAGGGCACGTGCATGTGCATTTCGGTGCCCCCATTGCTGACGCGGAAGACAACCCGAAAGATCTGGCAGCGCGGATAGACCGTGAGATGCACGCCAACTACCATCTGCATACCTCAAACCTGGTGGCGTACCAGCAAAGGGGCATTCACCCGGATTCACACGCCACCAGGGATACCGTGAGCGATGCGGTGGTAACAGCAGAGGCCTGGTCAGCGGCGGAAATCGAAGCGGCCGAAGCAGAAATGGAACGAAGGCTCGACGCGTGCGACCCGGCCATCCGCCCGTACCTGCTGGATATGTACGCCAACCCTGTAATAACGGCCCTGGAAGCACACAATGGTCAGATGAATTCATCATCAGAACATTCCTGA
- a CDS encoding carboxylesterase: MKELEYIELETRPNPTAAVIWLHGLGASGHDFEPVVPELGLPEDAAVRFIFPHAPNMPVTINGGMTMPAWYDIKAMDIDRIVDTNQLMASSDAVAKLVDREIERGVNSENIIIAGFSQGGAVAYELGLSYPKRLGGILALSTYFATAKTVEISDANRGIPINIYHGTHDPMVPESLGRLSVEQLEELGFKPSYQTFPMEHSVCLEEVQDIGRFIRTHVL; encoded by the coding sequence GTGAAAGAGCTCGAATACATTGAACTGGAAACCAGACCCAATCCGACCGCAGCGGTTATCTGGCTTCATGGCCTGGGTGCCAGTGGCCACGATTTTGAGCCGGTGGTGCCGGAACTTGGACTGCCGGAAGATGCCGCAGTTCGTTTCATCTTTCCCCACGCGCCCAATATGCCTGTGACCATTAATGGTGGCATGACCATGCCAGCCTGGTACGACATCAAGGCCATGGACATCGACCGGATAGTGGATACGAACCAGTTGATGGCGTCATCCGACGCCGTCGCCAAACTGGTGGACCGGGAAATTGAACGCGGTGTAAACAGCGAGAACATCATTATCGCTGGTTTCTCCCAGGGTGGCGCAGTGGCCTACGAACTGGGGTTGAGCTACCCGAAGCGCCTGGGTGGCATTCTGGCGTTGTCCACTTACTTTGCGACCGCGAAAACCGTTGAAATTTCCGATGCCAATCGCGGCATCCCCATCAACATCTATCATGGCACCCATGATCCGATGGTGCCGGAGTCACTCGGGAGGCTGAGCGTGGAGCAGCTTGAGGAACTCGGCTTCAAGCCCTCCTATCAGACCTTCCCCATGGAGCACAGCGTGTGCCTTGAGGAAGTACAGGATATTGGCCGTTTTATCCGCACACACGTTCTGTAA
- the glgP gene encoding alpha-glucan family phosphorylase produces MHKATEFRLEAHPLIPEVLERLEELANDLFYSWDHGVRSLFARIDLRLWQKVEHNPKLFLRRVAQDQLDEAAEDRAFLAEYRRVLSSYDAYLEAGPGPEVTEILDPETALVAYFCAEFGFHESFPIYSGGLGILAGDHCKAASDLALPFVAVGLLYQQGYFVQSIDALGQQIARYQSHSSDELPITPVEKDGEILKVSVPFPGRDVVARVWEARIGHIRLYLLDSHTEENSPEDRELTLQLYGGDETTRISQEMLLGIGGTRVLEALGLKPTAWHINEGHAAFQILERCRQVMATGLGFEAALEAVAGATLFTTHTPVAAGHDIFPRSLVHHELGRYLEESGLDFEKVFALGAKDDDDTFNMTGLGLRGSRFHNGVSRIHGGVASRMEGDIWPQVPPEENPLGYITNGVHVPTFLAPEWSSLFDIQAPTWKSELRNPDFWEFINRIPDYHYWSVHKALKQQMGEFIVRCLKRQHKRNGIGHSVTERMTRPLVSTEKDTLVIGFARRFATYKRATLIFSDLDRLEQIITNADRPVVLVFAGKAHPRDNPGQHLIKVIHDLSMHPSLMGHLILLEDYDQAMARRLLSGVDVWLNTPEYPKEASGTSGEKAALNGALNLSVLDGWWGEGYDGKNGWGIPPRDTELDAEFRNQEEARDLLDLLEFEVVPLYYERASQGYSKGWVKRSKASMKTITPRFNSQRMVMDYVNNYYQTASRQGARLMADGGEMAAGLADWKARVREAWPGVEINVVGCVECRCPHDGAVELRVEAWLNGLSAADVRVECLVSPECTGTHKNPGPPSFFLEQESEADGRTVFATQVQPSYPGLQTLRLRMYPYHEALTHPLEMGAMLWV; encoded by the coding sequence ATGCATAAAGCGACGGAATTCCGCCTTGAGGCCCACCCACTTATCCCCGAGGTCCTTGAGCGTCTTGAAGAGCTGGCCAACGATCTGTTCTACAGCTGGGATCACGGGGTTCGTAGTCTGTTTGCCAGGATTGACCTGCGGCTATGGCAGAAGGTTGAGCATAACCCGAAACTGTTTCTCAGACGGGTCGCCCAGGACCAGCTTGATGAGGCGGCGGAAGACCGGGCTTTTCTGGCCGAATACCGACGGGTACTGAGCAGTTACGATGCCTATCTGGAGGCGGGCCCCGGGCCTGAGGTGACGGAAATACTGGATCCGGAAACGGCACTGGTGGCCTATTTCTGCGCCGAATTCGGCTTTCACGAAAGTTTTCCGATCTACTCCGGGGGGCTTGGCATTCTCGCTGGGGATCACTGCAAGGCCGCCAGTGACCTCGCACTGCCCTTCGTGGCCGTCGGCCTGCTGTACCAACAGGGCTACTTCGTACAGAGCATCGACGCCCTGGGCCAGCAGATCGCCCGGTATCAGTCCCATTCGAGTGACGAACTGCCAATAACGCCCGTTGAAAAGGATGGCGAGATACTCAAGGTCTCGGTGCCCTTCCCCGGCCGTGACGTCGTTGCGCGGGTCTGGGAGGCGCGGATCGGCCATATCCGCTTGTACCTGCTGGACAGTCACACCGAGGAAAACAGCCCTGAAGACCGGGAGCTGACACTACAGCTTTATGGCGGGGACGAGACCACACGGATCAGTCAGGAGATGCTGCTGGGCATCGGCGGGACACGAGTGCTTGAAGCTCTGGGGCTAAAACCGACAGCCTGGCACATCAACGAAGGCCACGCCGCGTTTCAGATACTGGAGCGATGCCGACAGGTTATGGCGACCGGGCTCGGCTTCGAAGCCGCCCTGGAGGCGGTTGCCGGCGCAACCCTGTTTACCACCCATACGCCGGTAGCCGCCGGCCACGATATCTTTCCGAGAAGCCTGGTTCACCATGAACTGGGGCGGTACCTGGAAGAGTCCGGCCTGGACTTCGAGAAAGTATTTGCCCTGGGCGCCAAGGACGATGACGACACCTTCAACATGACTGGCCTTGGCCTGCGCGGCTCCCGCTTCCACAACGGTGTCAGCAGGATTCACGGCGGTGTGGCGTCCCGGATGGAGGGCGATATCTGGCCCCAGGTGCCACCGGAGGAAAATCCGCTGGGCTACATTACCAATGGCGTGCATGTACCTACTTTTCTGGCGCCGGAATGGTCAAGCCTGTTCGACATCCAGGCCCCTACCTGGAAGAGCGAACTGCGAAACCCGGATTTCTGGGAATTTATCAACCGGATTCCGGATTATCACTACTGGAGCGTTCACAAGGCACTCAAACAACAGATGGGTGAATTCATTGTTCGCTGCCTGAAACGTCAGCACAAACGCAACGGCATCGGCCATTCGGTGACAGAGCGGATGACCCGGCCATTGGTCTCCACGGAAAAGGACACTCTGGTAATAGGTTTTGCACGGAGGTTTGCCACTTACAAGCGCGCTACCCTGATTTTTTCCGATCTTGACCGGCTGGAGCAGATTATCACCAACGCGGATCGCCCCGTTGTGCTGGTCTTTGCTGGAAAGGCACATCCCCGAGACAACCCGGGCCAGCATCTGATCAAGGTCATTCATGACCTGTCCATGCATCCCTCCCTGATGGGGCACCTCATCCTGCTGGAGGACTACGACCAGGCCATGGCCAGGCGACTGCTCAGCGGCGTGGATGTGTGGCTCAATACGCCTGAATACCCCAAGGAAGCCAGCGGCACCTCCGGTGAGAAAGCCGCCCTGAATGGGGCGCTGAATTTGAGCGTTCTGGATGGTTGGTGGGGTGAAGGTTACGACGGCAAGAATGGCTGGGGCATTCCGCCCAGGGATACCGAACTGGATGCCGAATTCCGTAATCAGGAGGAAGCGCGTGACCTCCTGGATCTGCTGGAATTCGAGGTGGTACCGCTATACTACGAGCGCGCCTCCCAAGGTTATTCAAAGGGCTGGGTGAAACGTTCCAAGGCTTCCATGAAAACCATTACCCCGAGGTTCAACAGCCAGCGGATGGTGATGGATTACGTCAACAATTATTACCAGACTGCTTCCAGACAGGGGGCCCGACTGATGGCCGACGGCGGCGAGATGGCCGCAGGGCTTGCAGACTGGAAAGCAAGGGTTCGGGAAGCCTGGCCTGGGGTCGAGATTAATGTTGTCGGGTGTGTCGAGTGCCGTTGCCCGCACGATGGTGCTGTAGAGCTCAGGGTGGAAGCATGGCTCAATGGCCTGAGCGCTGCTGATGTGCGCGTGGAGTGCCTGGTCAGCCCGGAATGTACCGGAACGCATAAAAACCCAGGCCCCCCGAGCTTTTTCCTTGAGCAGGAAAGCGAGGCGGACGGCCGGACCGTTTTCGCCACGCAGGTCCAGCCATCCTACCCCGGGCTGCAGACCCTCAGGCTAAGAATGTACCCATACCATGAGGCACTGACCCACCCCCTGGAGATGGGTGCCATGCTCTGGGTCTGA
- the glgA gene encoding glycogen synthase GlgA has protein sequence MTRVLFATSEVYPLVKTGGLADVSASLPEALCKLGYDVHILLPGYPAAIKAAREAGSRRKTRFRIGQYEVSLWQTRLPGTAVTLWLVDCPPLFDRPGNPYQNENGQDWWDNAHRFELFGRVGAMMAVGEAGVNWRPDLVHCNDWQAGLIPVFLEHYPHRPGTVFTIHNLAYQGIFSHETFRALGLPDSLWRWDQLEFYGQLSFIKGGLVFSDRITTVSPEYAREIQSAEFGHGLDGVLRHRAHRLTGILNGIDTRVWNPEEDPELAFHYGRDHLKNKTQCQAQLQQELGLEVNGGPLLGFIGRLVEQKGVDWLIAVMPELLSRGCQFVVLGSGEARYEEPLRRLARQWPGQMSLTLGYDEGLSHRITAGCDIFLMPSRFEPCGLNQMYSLRYGTIPVVHAVGGLSDTVNDPLEAGIGKANGFRFIKADEQALLATINRALESFRNRKSWRRLQENGMAADYSWKQRARSYGDLYQSILKERDI, from the coding sequence ATGACCCGGGTTCTGTTCGCCACCAGTGAAGTCTACCCACTGGTGAAAACTGGCGGACTTGCAGATGTGTCTGCCAGCCTGCCCGAAGCACTCTGTAAGCTTGGATACGATGTCCATATTCTTTTGCCGGGTTATCCGGCCGCTATCAAAGCTGCCAGAGAAGCGGGTTCTCGCAGGAAAACCCGCTTCCGGATCGGGCAATACGAAGTCAGCCTGTGGCAGACCCGGCTTCCGGGAACGGCGGTCACGCTCTGGCTGGTGGACTGCCCGCCATTGTTCGACCGCCCCGGCAACCCCTATCAAAATGAAAACGGCCAGGACTGGTGGGACAACGCCCATCGGTTCGAGCTGTTTGGCCGGGTCGGTGCCATGATGGCCGTTGGCGAAGCCGGGGTGAACTGGCGGCCGGACCTGGTGCACTGCAACGACTGGCAGGCAGGGCTGATTCCGGTATTTCTCGAGCATTACCCCCATCGGCCGGGCACGGTATTCACCATCCACAACCTCGCTTATCAGGGCATTTTCTCACACGAAACCTTTCGGGCCCTGGGTTTGCCCGATTCACTCTGGCGCTGGGACCAGCTGGAATTTTACGGCCAGCTGTCCTTTATTAAAGGTGGCCTTGTTTTCAGCGATCGCATTACCACCGTCAGCCCGGAATATGCAAGGGAGATCCAGTCGGCGGAATTCGGTCATGGTCTTGACGGGGTTCTCAGACACCGGGCCCACAGGCTGACCGGGATACTCAATGGTATTGATACCCGCGTCTGGAACCCCGAGGAGGATCCGGAACTTGCGTTCCATTACGGCCGCGATCACCTTAAAAACAAAACCCAGTGCCAGGCCCAGCTGCAACAGGAACTTGGCCTGGAGGTCAACGGCGGCCCCCTGCTGGGATTTATTGGCCGCCTGGTGGAACAGAAGGGCGTGGATTGGCTGATTGCAGTCATGCCCGAGTTACTGAGTCGCGGCTGCCAGTTCGTAGTGCTCGGCTCGGGCGAGGCGCGTTATGAGGAACCGTTAAGACGGCTGGCCCGGCAATGGCCCGGCCAGATGTCCCTGACACTGGGTTACGACGAAGGGCTTTCCCACCGCATAACCGCCGGATGCGATATTTTCCTGATGCCCTCCCGGTTCGAGCCTTGCGGTCTGAACCAGATGTACAGCCTGCGCTACGGCACCATTCCGGTGGTACACGCCGTTGGAGGGCTATCTGACACCGTGAATGACCCTCTGGAGGCAGGCATCGGTAAAGCCAACGGTTTCCGGTTCATCAAGGCCGATGAGCAGGCCCTGTTGGCGACGATAAACCGGGCACTGGAGAGTTTCAGGAACCGGAAGTCGTGGCGCCGGCTCCAGGAGAATGGTATGGCAGCAGACTACTCCTGGAAACAACGCGCCCGGAGCTACGGCGACCTGTATCAGAGCATTCTCAAAGAACGTGACATCTAA
- the glgB gene encoding 1,4-alpha-glucan branching protein GlgB: protein MDSPTLSEFDLHLFAEGRHWHIYNVLGAHVCKSRGVEGVRFAVWAPHAQAVSVVGEFNHWDSGTHPMSLHDSTGVWSCFIPGISTGTLYKFSITTEDGRQLLKTDPYGQAFELRPATAAIVTERGHFRWGDGDWLARRAQWNWQDSPISIYEVHAASWRHHGSGRWLTYRELADQLIPYAVELGFTHIELLPVTEHPLDESWGYQTTGYYAPTSRFGTPDDMRYLVDQCHRNNLGVILDWVPGHFPTDEHALALFDGSALYEHEDPRQGRHQDWGTLIYNYGRHEVRNFLIGSALFWLDAFHIDGLRVDAVASMLYLNYSRKEGEWLPNVHGGHENLEAIEFLRELNRVCQSRFPGTLVCAEESTSWPRVTRPPEIGGLGFNLKWNMGWMHDTLDYLQQDPVFRQYHHDKLTFGLVYAFTENFLLPLSHDEVVHGKSSLINKMTGDEWQQRASLRLLLTYMYSYPGAKLLFMGGEFGQRREWSESRELDWSLLAYPEHQGLKRLVQDLNGLYRREVSLHGECFRPEGFDWIDCHDSPQSVISFLRTAKGETSVIVVNFTPMPRHHYRIGLPQGGTWQEIFSSDSEYYGGSNLGNPLPMPADEKPWMNRNWSLELTLPPLGAIILRPAV, encoded by the coding sequence ATGGACAGCCCAACGCTCAGCGAGTTCGACCTCCATCTGTTTGCCGAAGGCCGGCATTGGCACATCTATAACGTACTGGGCGCCCATGTTTGCAAAAGCCGTGGGGTTGAAGGCGTAAGATTTGCGGTCTGGGCCCCACACGCCCAGGCAGTCAGCGTCGTCGGAGAGTTCAATCACTGGGATTCCGGCACCCACCCGATGAGCCTGCATGACAGCACGGGTGTCTGGTCCTGTTTTATCCCGGGCATCAGTACCGGGACCCTTTACAAGTTCTCCATTACTACCGAGGACGGCCGTCAGCTGTTAAAAACCGATCCCTACGGCCAGGCCTTCGAATTGAGGCCCGCTACCGCAGCGATTGTGACCGAACGCGGCCATTTCCGCTGGGGTGATGGCGACTGGCTGGCCCGGCGTGCCCAATGGAACTGGCAGGACTCCCCCATTTCAATTTACGAAGTTCACGCTGCTTCCTGGCGCCATCACGGCTCCGGACGATGGCTGACCTATCGCGAGCTTGCCGACCAGCTGATTCCTTACGCGGTCGAACTGGGCTTCACTCACATTGAGCTGTTGCCGGTCACCGAGCACCCGCTGGACGAATCCTGGGGATATCAGACCACCGGTTACTACGCGCCTACGAGTCGCTTTGGCACACCGGATGACATGCGCTATCTGGTTGACCAGTGCCACCGGAACAACCTTGGCGTGATTCTGGACTGGGTTCCGGGGCACTTCCCCACCGACGAGCACGCTCTCGCGCTGTTCGATGGCAGTGCCCTGTACGAGCATGAAGACCCGCGCCAGGGCCGGCACCAGGACTGGGGAACACTGATCTACAACTACGGCCGGCATGAAGTCAGGAACTTTCTCATCGGCAGTGCCCTGTTCTGGCTGGATGCCTTTCATATTGATGGATTACGAGTGGATGCCGTGGCCTCAATGCTCTACCTCAACTATTCCCGCAAGGAAGGCGAGTGGCTGCCGAACGTCCATGGCGGCCATGAGAATCTCGAGGCAATCGAGTTTTTGCGCGAACTGAACCGTGTCTGCCAGAGCCGGTTTCCGGGAACCCTGGTATGCGCTGAGGAATCCACCTCCTGGCCGCGGGTTACCCGCCCGCCGGAAATTGGCGGCCTTGGCTTTAACCTGAAATGGAACATGGGCTGGATGCACGACACCCTGGATTACCTGCAGCAGGATCCTGTGTTCCGTCAATACCACCACGACAAACTGACCTTTGGCCTGGTCTATGCGTTTACAGAGAATTTTCTGCTACCACTGTCCCACGACGAGGTCGTGCACGGTAAAAGCAGCCTGATCAATAAAATGACCGGGGACGAGTGGCAGCAGCGCGCTTCATTACGCTTGTTGCTTACCTACATGTACAGCTACCCCGGCGCCAAGCTGCTGTTCATGGGCGGCGAATTCGGCCAGCGCCGGGAATGGAGCGAATCCAGGGAGCTTGATTGGTCATTGCTGGCCTATCCGGAACATCAGGGTCTCAAGCGTCTGGTGCAGGACCTGAACGGCCTTTACCGTCGAGAGGTATCACTACACGGTGAGTGTTTCCGGCCAGAAGGGTTTGACTGGATTGATTGCCATGACTCGCCCCAGTCCGTGATCAGCTTTCTGCGCACAGCCAAGGGTGAAACCTCGGTCATTGTGGTCAATTTCACGCCGATGCCACGGCACCATTACCGCATAGGGCTGCCTCAGGGTGGCACCTGGCAGGAGATTTTCAGTTCCGATTCCGAGTATTACGGTGGCAGCAACCTGGGCAACCCCTTGCCCATGCCTGCGGACGAAAAGCCCTGGATGAACCGGAACTGGTCGCTGGAGCTGACCTTGCCACCACTGGGCGCGATCATTCTGAGGCCGGCGGTATGA